One genomic segment of Chitinibacter sp. FCG-7 includes these proteins:
- the ybeY gene encoding rRNA maturation RNase YbeY has product MSKNIEISIQNESALSPIPRKKLLKEWVRAALGAQVEMAQITLRFVDAPEGQSLNREYRQKDYATNVLTFTFNDDMPQIDGMPLLGDLVFCGAVIEREAIEQNKPLLAHYCHMVVHGTLHLQGFDHIEDDEAETMESLETQIVMSLGYDDPYLAEK; this is encoded by the coding sequence ATGTCCAAGAACATCGAAATCAGTATTCAAAATGAAAGTGCCCTTAGCCCCATTCCACGCAAAAAACTACTGAAAGAGTGGGTACGTGCAGCCTTGGGCGCACAGGTGGAAATGGCGCAAATTACTTTGCGTTTTGTGGACGCTCCCGAGGGCCAGTCGCTGAACCGCGAATACCGCCAGAAAGACTACGCCACTAACGTACTGACTTTTACTTTTAACGACGATATGCCGCAAATTGATGGCATGCCGCTGTTGGGTGATCTGGTTTTTTGCGGCGCGGTGATCGAGCGCGAAGCCATCGAGCAAAACAAACCGCTACTGGCTCACTACTGCCATATGGTCGTGCATGGCACGCTGCACTTGCAGGGTTTTGACCATATTGAAGACGATGAAGCCGAGACAATGGAAAGCTTAGAAACGCAAATTGTCATGTCTTTGGGTTATGATGATCCGTATTTGGCGGAAAAATAA
- a CDS encoding DUF5329 domain-containing protein — MPKFTLPGLLASALPGLLLICALPAQAITPQADVEVQQLLNFVGKSQCTFIRSGTSYSAKEAQEHLGMKYGKAKSKISSSEDFINEVASKSYLTGKPYTVQCPKTAEQSAKNWLNTELKRLRAEKKS, encoded by the coding sequence ATGCCGAAATTTACTCTGCCTGGCCTGCTCGCCAGCGCGCTACCCGGACTATTACTGATCTGCGCTCTCCCCGCGCAGGCCATCACGCCGCAAGCCGACGTCGAAGTGCAGCAATTATTGAATTTTGTTGGCAAATCGCAATGCACGTTTATTCGCAGCGGAACAAGCTATAGCGCCAAAGAAGCACAAGAGCATCTGGGCATGAAATACGGCAAGGCGAAAAGCAAAATCAGCAGCAGCGAAGATTTCATCAACGAAGTCGCGAGCAAAAGCTACCTCACCGGCAAGCCCTATACCGTGCAATGCCCGAAAACAGCCGAGCAAAGCGCCAAAAACTGGTTAAACACCGAGTTAAAACGCCTGCGCGCCGAAAAGAAATCCTAA
- a CDS encoding PhoH family protein: MHTDTLSFTPIDNTRLANLCGPLDENLKQIENALDVTISRRNEHFKVAGRTKVVNQALDALEYFYNEAQRKELEVDDIQLGLIEIIRGPEEAQSDVDTPVLRTRRADLRGRTPGQNVYLKQIQDNDITFGIGPAGTGKTYLAVASAVDALERDTVKRLILVRPAVEAGEKLGFLPGDLTQKVDPYLRPLYDALYDLLGFDHVTRLFEKGIIEIAPLAFMRGRTLNHSFIILDEAQNSTPEQMKMFLTRIGFGSKAVITGDPTQVDLPKHMKSGLVDAQEVLQGVRGIGIHHFTSDDVVRHPLVQKIVNAYEKATKKRDEEAAARKARQEAERELALKKE, encoded by the coding sequence GTGCATACCGATACCCTCTCCTTCACCCCCATCGACAACACCCGTCTGGCCAATCTGTGCGGGCCGCTCGACGAGAATCTGAAACAAATCGAAAACGCGCTCGATGTAACGATTTCGCGCCGTAATGAGCATTTCAAAGTTGCTGGCCGCACCAAGGTCGTGAATCAGGCGCTCGATGCGCTGGAATACTTTTACAACGAAGCGCAACGTAAAGAGCTCGAAGTCGATGACATTCAGCTCGGACTGATCGAGATTATCCGTGGCCCGGAAGAAGCGCAATCGGATGTCGATACGCCCGTACTGCGCACGCGCCGTGCCGATTTGCGTGGCCGCACGCCGGGGCAGAATGTTTATCTGAAACAAATTCAAGATAACGACATCACTTTCGGCATCGGCCCAGCGGGTACGGGTAAGACGTATCTGGCGGTAGCCAGCGCCGTTGATGCCTTAGAGCGAGATACCGTCAAAAGATTGATTCTGGTTCGCCCTGCAGTGGAAGCAGGTGAGAAGCTCGGCTTTTTGCCCGGCGATTTAACGCAAAAGGTCGATCCTTACCTGCGTCCGCTGTACGACGCGCTGTACGACCTGCTCGGTTTTGATCACGTCACGCGCTTGTTTGAAAAAGGCATTATCGAAATCGCACCGCTGGCCTTTATGCGTGGCCGTACGCTGAACCACAGCTTTATTATTCTGGACGAGGCGCAAAACAGCACGCCCGAGCAGATGAAGATGTTTCTGACGCGGATCGGCTTTGGCAGCAAAGCGGTGATCACTGGCGATCCGACTCAGGTCGATTTGCCCAAGCATATGAAGTCAGGTCTGGTTGACGCGCAAGAAGTGCTGCAAGGCGTGCGCGGGATTGGGATTCATCATTTCACCAGCGACGACGTGGTGCGCCACCCGCTGGTGCAGAAGATTGTGAATGCCTACGAGAAGGCCACCAAAAAACGCGACGAAGAAGCCGCTGCCCGCAAAGCACGACAGGAAGCCGAGCGCGAGCTGGCGCTGAAAAAGGAATAA